A region of Panicum virgatum strain AP13 chromosome 8N, P.virgatum_v5, whole genome shotgun sequence DNA encodes the following proteins:
- the LOC120685489 gene encoding uncharacterized protein LOC120685489, translated as MLRRRPRLPAAPSPPAPAHRRAFRSEAALEAIRSHSLQSKAGAPCSGAGDEAGPASLALYNYPTFAGAYGALAARLFHQRVCRRLLVLPFSSVEPFRAEDFEDAGFQTCYLLDFIGPKKFAFELSQFVPSVLAFDHRQSTLARIPKLGQCPSNVELHIDTSKSSVRSVFDYFSKKLAGTKYESQIRENLFGLEDEERVSNVLEYIEDADLRRWQLPNTKEFQTALRDERAKLNCVTNPHVFEQLLQLDVGDLLTRGKSVAHDRVQAAGEFIQKPFKIQLGRGLYGECLAIRADRNSKLSHEIGLELSRRSAAAGLRPIGAVVFMQRGILKVCLRTTDSTTNTANIAKAYGGGGKPSSSSFALRMDEFNTWTSVNS; from the exons AtgctccgccgccgaccgcgcctgcccgccgccccctcgccgccggcgcctgcgcACCGGCGAGCCTTCCGCTCGGAAGCCGCCCTCGAGGCTATCCGCTCGCACTCGCTCCAGTCGAAAGCCGGCGCCCCCTGCTCCGGCGCGGGAGACGAGGCGGGGCCCGCCAGCCTCGCGCTCTACAACTACCCCACCTTCGCGGGGGCCTACggcgcgctcgccgcccgcctctTCCACCAGCGCgtctgccgccgcctccttgtcctccccttctcctccGTCGAGCCCTTCAG AGCTGAAGACTTCGAGGATGCGGGGTTCCAGACGTGCTATCTCTTGGATTTCATTGGGCCCAAGAAGTTTGCTTTCGAGCTCTCTCAGTTCGTCCCCAG TGTGCTAGCATTTGATCACCGGCAAAGCACGCTAGCAAGAATCCCCAAGTTGGGCCAGTGCCCAAGCAATGTTGAGCTTCATATTGACACGTCAAAAAGCAGTGTTCGATCTGTGTTTGATTATTTCTCCAAGAAGCTAGCAGGGACAAAATATGAATCT CAAATTCGTGAAAACTTGTTCGGCCTAGAAGATGAGGAGCGAGTTTCAAATGTTCTTGAATACATAGAGGATGCAGATCTGCGACGGTGGCAGCTGCCTAACACCAAGGAATTTCAGACAGCACTTAGGGATGAACGGGCAAAGTTGAACTGTGTAACAAATCCTCATGTTTTTGAACAG CTACTACAACTTGATGTTGGCGATCTGCTTACTAGGGGGAAATCGGTTGCTCATGATCGCGTACAGGCTGCAGGGGAGTTCATACAGAAGCCTTTCAAGATTCAGCTTGGAAGAGGGTTGTATGGTGAATGCCTG GCAATCAGAGCAGATCGAAACTCAAAATTGAGCCACGAAATTGGTTTGGAGCTGAGTAGGAGGAGTGCTGCTGCTGGATTAAG GCCTATTGGAGCAGTGGTCTTCATGCAACGCGGTATCCTAAAGGTTTGCTTGAGGACTACTGACAGTACAACTAATACAGCAAATATTGCAAAG GCTTATGGTGGAGGTGGGAAACCAAGTTCAAGTTCGTTCGCGCTAAGAATGGATGAGTTCAACACCTGGACTTCGGTGAACTCATGA
- the LOC120685488 gene encoding uncharacterized protein LOC120685488 isoform X1 has translation MFARRIRLLLGVQSARRGVLPRGLAPHAPFPPCYGAAARRHYRQLQEEEEDGEWEEDDRAEPRSVKVTVWWDLHRCRLPGRVDPRCLGARVTTALRRAGIRGPVEITAFGDATRIPPAEQEALADTGVALSHVPSSGKDGSYRSLMPDIVSWIAQNPPPAHFLLISGDEDFASILHRLRMSNYNVLLSCPDVGSKMLRSAATFMWPWEPLVRGVDLKPKYLNQPPDGLSSWYGQYREYGHDLHLKPKKRRALQWDAKNPNIPKSVVIGIKQVLHFYPQGICVSDLRQELLRINVFIDKSFFGFKKFSILHKAMPDVVKFIDPLPGDTQPAVVGVFKSSVESSEQSSFNGMGAAQSSIIEEKHHYESGSESEELSSLFDQPSLSELTSCTEKKIQETEAPSSPSEQLFRDHRKAPGLTELAEPPSNNVEADVTLTEDVPSPPSVGQGNAAAVDLVYKTEPPVNHMEADKVDAAGTPSSSEVQGNISKKRGLFGRILSLWNGRNA, from the exons atgttcGCCCGCCgcatccgcctcctcctcggcgtccAATCCGCCAGGCGCGGCGTCCTCCCTCGCGGCTTGGCTCCCCACGCCCCCTTCCCTCCCTgctacggcgccgccgcgcggcgccaCTACCGCCagctgcaggaggaggaggaggatggcgaGTGGGAGGAGGACGATCGGGCGGAGCCCAGGTCGGTGAAGGTGACGGTGTGGTGGGACCTGCACAGGTGCCGCCTCCCCGGCCGCGTCGACCCGCGCTGCCTCGGCGCGCGCGTCACCACGGCGCTGCGGCGCGCCGGCATCCGCGGGCCCGTCGAGATCACCGCCTTCGGCGACGCCACCCGCATCCCGCCCGCCGAGCAGGAGGCGCTCGCGGACACCGGCGTCGCCTTGTCGCACGTCCCTTCCA GTGGAAAGGATGGTTCTTACAGATCATTAATGCCTGATATTGTCTCTTGGATTGCTCAGAACCCTCCGCCAGCCCATTTCCTCCTTATATCTGGGGATGAAGATTTTGCAAGCATTTTGCATCGTCTTCGGATGAGCAATTATAACGTATTGCTTTCTTGCCCTGATGTTGGCTCCAAGATGTTACGCAGTGCAGCGACATTTATGTGGCCATGGGAACCTCTAGTTAGAGGGGTGGATCTCAAACCCAAATATTTAAATCAACCGCCAGATGGTTTATCTTCTTGGTATGGTCAGTACAGGGAATATGGGCATGACCTTCACTTGAAACCAAAGAAACGCAGGGCTTTACAATGGGATGCCAAGAATCCTAATATCCCCAAATCTGTTGTCATTGGGATTAAGCAAGTACTGCACTTTTACCCTCAAGGGATCTGTGTGTCCGATCTTCGACAGGAGCTTTTAAGGATCAATGTGTTTATTGATAAATCATTTTTTGGCTTCAAAAAGTTCTCTATCCTTCACAAAGCTATGCCTGATGTTGTAAAATTTATAGACCCTCTACCAGGTGATACCCAGCCTGCTGTGGTTGGGGTTTTCAAGAGTTCAGTAGAGTCTTCTGAGCAAAGTAGTTTCAACGGAATGGGTGCTGCTCAAAGTAGCATTATTGAGGAAAAACACCACTATGAAAGTGGAAGTGAGAGTGAAGAGCTGTCATCATTGTTTGACCAGCCTTCCTTGTCAGAATTAACATCATGTACGGAAAAGAAGATTCAGGAAACTGAAGCCCCATCCTCCCCATCAGAGCAATTATTTAGAGACCATAGGAAAGCTCCTGGACTAACAGAACTAGCAGAGCCACCTTCCAACAATGTGGAAGCTGATGTTACTCTGACAGAGGATGTTCCATCACCACCATCTGTAGGTCAAGGGAATGCTGCAGCAGTTGATCTCGTTTACAAAACAGAACCACCAGTCAACCATATGGAAGCTGATAAGGTGGATGCTGCTGGCACTCCTTCCTCATCAGAGGTGCAAGGTAATATCAGCAAGAAAAGGGGACTATTTGGACGCATATTATCTCTATGGAATGGCCGAAACGCTTAG
- the LOC120685488 gene encoding uncharacterized protein LOC120685488 isoform X2, with the protein MFARRIRLLLGVQSARRGVLPRGLAPHAPFPPCYGAAARRHYRQLQEEEEDGEWEEDDRAEPRSVKVTVWWDLHRCRLPGRVDPRCLGARVTTALRRAGIRGPVEITAFGDATRIPPAEQEALADTGVALSHVPSKGDWFRLVFRLLLLSEICGLCGMWIDFQFC; encoded by the exons atgttcGCCCGCCgcatccgcctcctcctcggcgtccAATCCGCCAGGCGCGGCGTCCTCCCTCGCGGCTTGGCTCCCCACGCCCCCTTCCCTCCCTgctacggcgccgccgcgcggcgccaCTACCGCCagctgcaggaggaggaggaggatggcgaGTGGGAGGAGGACGATCGGGCGGAGCCCAGGTCGGTGAAGGTGACGGTGTGGTGGGACCTGCACAGGTGCCGCCTCCCCGGCCGCGTCGACCCGCGCTGCCTCGGCGCGCGCGTCACCACGGCGCTGCGGCGCGCCGGCATCCGCGGGCCCGTCGAGATCACCGCCTTCGGCGACGCCACCCGCATCCCGCCCGCCGAGCAGGAGGCGCTCGCGGACACCGGCGTCGCCTTGTCGCACGTCCCTTCCA AGGGGGATTGGTTCAGATTAGTGTTCAGGCTACTCTTGTTGTCAGAAATATGTGGCCTATGTGGGATGTGGATtgattttcaattctgctaa
- the LOC120686088 gene encoding protein ROH1-like, translating into MPATDFQGSSTPSHSHSSPFSSFGRSLLSLRRDTPASASAAAAMPPPGVEPEMEEFHGHVAAHLADLRAAGGCGEEEFMSIKWIQRLLEAFLLCQEEFRVLAAEARRRGALPPQAERLVAEFGERAVKALDVCNAARDGVDQARRWERLAGIAACVLLAPAEGEIHEGQLRRARKALADLSVLLIDDAAAAAGGAGGVASFLASHRNRSFGRARASPSRAASLASSSSSSSSSSPSTHFRSLSWSVSRTWSAARQLQAIGAGLAAPRGSEASGLAAPAYAMGCLLHLAAWALVAAVPCPDRGGALQANHLPAAPPRAAFPWAPPLLALQERLAEEGKRKDRRNSCGLLREIHALEKCAQRLAEAIDAAPAPLTGEREAEVREAAAELAAVCAAMKDGLEPLERQVREVFHRIVRSRMEGLDSLMLNAD; encoded by the coding sequence ATGCCGGCCACGGACTTCCAGGGCTCATCCACGCCGTCCCACTCCCACTCCTCCCCGTTCTCCTCCTTCGGTCGCTCGCTCCTCTCCCTCCGCCGCGACACCCCGGCCTCGGcgtcggctgcggcggcgatgcCGCCGCCCGGCGTGGAGCCCGAGATGGAGGAGTTCCACGGCCACGTCGCCGCGCACCTCGCGGACCTGAGGGCTGCCGGCGGCTGCGGGGAGGAGGAGTTCATGTCCATCAAGTGGATCCAGCGCCTGCTGGAGGCGTTCCTGCTGTGCCAGGAGGAGTTCCGGGTGCTGGCGGCcgaggcgcgccgccgcggggcgctgccgccgcaggcGGAGCGGCTGGTGGCGGAGTTCGGGGAGCGCGCGGTCAAGGCGCTCGACGTCTGCAACGCGGCGCGCGACGGGGTGGACCAGGCGCGCCGGTGGGAGCGCCTCGCCGGCATCGCGGCGTGCGTGCTGCTCGCGCCGGCCGAGGGGGAGATCCACGAGggccagctccgccgcgcgcgcaaGGCGCTCGCGGACCTCTCCGTGCTCCTCATCGacgacgcggccgccgccgcggggggcgccggcggggtcGCCTCGTTCCTCGCCTCCCACCGCAACCGCTCCTTCGGCCGCGCGCGGGCGTCGCCCTCCCGCGCCGCGtcgctcgcctcctcctcctcctcctcgtcctcgtcgtcgcccTCCACCCACTTCCGCTCGCTCTCGTGGAGCGTGTCCCGCACGtggtcggcggcgcggcagctgcAGGCCATCGGGGCCggcctggccgcgccgcgcgggagCGAGGCCTcgggcctcgccgcgccggcctaCGCCATGGGCTGCCTGCTCCACCTCGCCGCGTgggcgctcgtcgccgccgtcccctgccCGGACCGAGGCGGCGCGCTCCAGGCGAACCAcctcccggccgcgccgccgcgcgccgcgttcccctgggcgccgccgctcctcgcgctCCAAGAACGCCTCGCCGAGGAGGGCAAACGCAAGGACCGGCGCAATTCGTGCGGCCTGCTCAGGGAAATCCACGCGCTGGAGAAGTGCGCGCAGAGGCTCGCCGAGGCAATCGACGCGGCCCCTGCCCCCCTCACCGGCGAGCGGGAGGCCGAGGTGCGGGAGGCtgcggccgagctcgccgcggtgtGCGCCGCCATGAAGGACGGGCTGGAGCCGCTTGAGAGGCAGGTCCGGGAGGTCTTCCACCGCATCGTGCGCAGCCGGATGGAGGGTCTTGATTCACTGATGCTCAATGCCGATTGA
- the LOC120686028 gene encoding uncharacterized protein LOC120686028: protein MMRSSDMLRGTNPRDREKMVVGLEEQFSKTDNVDKGVQLTEAWILLGNWREAEATCQKLTNLYPHDPKPRLLPIVINVTRVMETLLSTDRTTTDNDIEEISNKINEMTKNAIIDAWKKYRKK from the exons ATGATGCGCAGTAGTGACATGCTCAGGGGTACG AATCCCAGGGACAGGGAGAAGATGGTGGTGGGTCTGGAGGAGCAGTTCTCGAAAACCGACAACGTTGACAAGGGCGTGCAGCTCACTGAAGCATGGATCCTTCTG GGAAATTGGAGGGAGGCAGAAGCTACTTGCCAGAAGCTCACAAACCTCTACCCCCATGACCCGAAGCCCCGCCTTCTGCCG ATCGTCATCAACGTGACGCGGGTAATGGAAACCTTGCTGTCTACAGACCGTACCACCACCGACAATGACATAGAGGAGATATCCAACAAAATAAACGAGATGACCAAGAATGCCATTATTGACGCATGGAAGAAATACAGGAAGAAGTGA